The following are encoded together in the Bradyrhizobium sp. CCGUVB1N3 genome:
- a CDS encoding ATP-dependent acyl-CoA ligase: MTAASTVHARFREIALRRGEAGFLNVLPETADIYGIAAGEISYRAMLERVERWRTAFADRGYGEGHRVGLLLQNRPVFVELWFALNALGVSVVPINPDLRLSELEYIIAHSEMNAAFVLAERRDEVETASRQAGRPIPVVTDSGDIPAPFGGPRPASAGDGSTECALLYTSGTTGQPKGCVLTNTYFLHSGNWYRDVGGLIDLKGDGERMITPLPLFHMNAMAVSLMAMLSVGGSLTMLDRFHPRTWWNSVRDSRATCLHYLGVMPSMLMSAPPSAQDRAHTVRFGFGAGVDKLLHAPFEARFGFPLLEAWAMTETGSGGVIAANVEPRKVGTSCFGHPAPEVDVRIVDDGGNDTPMGTPGELLVRRAGVDPRYGFFREYLKNPEATAEAWKDGWLRTGDIVSRDADGDLHFVDRKKNVIRRSGENIAAVEVESVLNRHPAIRQAAVAATPDQVRGDEVAAVIIAEQAGADRALAEDIVGWSLEQMAYYKAPGWICFVDQLPLTATEKIQRGGLKDFVAKLMRDGAFFDLRDLKRRQV, from the coding sequence TTGACCGCTGCATCCACAGTCCATGCCCGCTTCCGCGAGATCGCCCTCCGTCGGGGGGAGGCCGGCTTTCTCAATGTCCTGCCGGAGACAGCCGACATCTACGGCATCGCGGCCGGCGAGATTTCATATCGTGCCATGCTCGAACGGGTGGAGCGCTGGCGCACGGCGTTTGCGGACCGCGGCTATGGCGAAGGCCATCGGGTCGGGCTTCTGCTCCAGAACCGGCCGGTCTTCGTCGAGCTGTGGTTCGCGCTGAACGCGCTCGGTGTTTCCGTGGTGCCGATCAACCCGGATTTGCGCCTCAGCGAGCTCGAATACATCATCGCGCATTCCGAGATGAATGCGGCATTTGTCCTCGCTGAACGGCGCGACGAGGTCGAGACGGCGTCGCGCCAGGCCGGCCGGCCGATTCCGGTGGTGACGGACAGCGGCGACATTCCGGCTCCGTTCGGCGGCCCGCGGCCGGCGAGTGCGGGTGACGGCTCGACCGAATGCGCGTTGCTCTATACCTCGGGAACGACCGGCCAGCCCAAGGGCTGTGTGCTCACCAACACCTATTTCCTGCATTCCGGAAACTGGTATCGTGATGTCGGCGGGTTGATCGATCTGAAGGGCGATGGCGAGCGGATGATCACGCCGTTGCCGCTGTTCCATATGAACGCGATGGCGGTCTCGCTGATGGCGATGCTGTCGGTCGGTGGCAGCCTGACCATGCTCGATCGCTTCCATCCGCGCACGTGGTGGAATTCGGTGCGGGACAGCCGGGCGACCTGCCTGCATTATCTCGGCGTCATGCCCTCGATGCTGATGAGCGCGCCGCCGTCTGCGCAGGATCGCGCGCACACCGTGCGGTTCGGCTTCGGCGCAGGCGTGGACAAGCTGCTGCACGCGCCATTCGAGGCGCGCTTCGGCTTTCCGCTGCTCGAGGCCTGGGCGATGACCGAGACCGGAAGCGGCGGCGTGATTGCCGCGAACGTCGAGCCGCGCAAGGTTGGCACGAGCTGTTTCGGCCATCCGGCGCCCGAAGTCGATGTTCGGATCGTGGACGATGGCGGCAACGATACGCCGATGGGAACGCCGGGTGAGCTATTGGTGCGGCGCGCGGGTGTCGACCCGCGCTACGGCTTCTTCAGGGAGTATCTGAAGAATCCGGAAGCGACCGCCGAGGCCTGGAAGGACGGATGGCTCCGCACCGGCGATATCGTGTCGCGCGATGCGGATGGCGACCTTCATTTCGTCGATCGCAAGAAGAACGTGATCCGGCGCTCCGGCGAGAACATTGCCGCGGTCGAGGTCGAATCCGTTCTGAACCGCCATCCTGCGATCCGGCAGGCCGCGGTCGCCGCGACGCCCGATCAGGTGCGGGGTGACGAGGTCGCGGCTGTCATCATCGCCGAGCAGGCCGGTGCCGACCGCGCGCTCGCCGAAGACATCGTAGGCTGGAGCCTCGAGCAGATGGCCTATTACAAGGCGCCGGGCTGGATCTGCTTCGTCGATCAACTTCCGCTGACCGCGACCGAGAAGATCCAGCGCGGCGGACTGAAGGATTTCGTCGCGAAGCTGATGCGCGATGGCGCGTTCTTCGATCTCCGCGATCTCAAGCGGCGGCAGGTTTGA